A window of Thermodesulfovibrio thiophilus DSM 17215 contains these coding sequences:
- a CDS encoding SDH family Clp fold serine proteinase, whose product MHFDATIFFWLFLIIIAIQPILKQKLLENARIRLIAEIEKKRGSRVILLVHRQETMSFLGFPIMRYIDINDSEEVLRAIHLTDDETPIDLVIHTPGGLAIAATQIARALSRQKGKVTVFVPHYAMSGGTLIALSADEIVMCEHAVLGPLDPQIGQQPAVSVLNVVQKKPISEIDDNTLILADQAEKAIRQMKETIIEILSNKNSTDKAQDIAEQLVSGKWTHDYPISAEIAKQMGLPISTEMPKEVMLLMNLYPQPVRQSVEYIPVRKTGKVFKKIRL is encoded by the coding sequence ATGCATTTTGATGCAACTATATTTTTCTGGCTTTTTCTTATAATAATTGCAATACAACCGATTCTAAAACAGAAGCTACTTGAAAATGCAAGAATCAGACTTATTGCTGAGATTGAAAAAAAGCGTGGAAGTCGGGTTATTCTGCTTGTTCACAGACAGGAGACAATGAGCTTTTTAGGTTTTCCAATAATGAGATACATCGATATTAATGATTCTGAAGAAGTTTTAAGAGCCATTCATTTAACTGATGATGAAACTCCTATTGACCTTGTAATTCATACTCCTGGCGGGCTTGCCATTGCAGCCACGCAGATTGCAAGAGCTCTTTCAAGACAGAAAGGGAAAGTTACTGTTTTTGTTCCTCATTATGCAATGTCTGGTGGAACCCTTATTGCTCTTTCTGCTGATGAAATTGTCATGTGTGAACATGCTGTTTTAGGTCCTCTTGATCCACAGATAGGACAGCAGCCTGCTGTCTCTGTGTTGAATGTTGTTCAGAAAAAACCGATAAGTGAGATAGATGATAATACTTTAATTTTAGCTGATCAGGCTGAGAAGGCAATAAGACAGATGAAAGAAACAATTATAGAAATTCTCTCAAATAAAAATTCTACGGATAAAGCTCAAGACATTGCAGAACAGCTTGTATCAGGTAAATGGACTCATGACTATCCCATAAGTGCTGAAATAGCAAAGCAGATGGGACTTCCTATTTCAACAGAAATGCCAAAAGAGGTAATGCTTCTTATGAATCTTTATCCTCAACCTGTTAGACAATCTGTTGAGTATATTCCGGTAAGGAAAACAGGCAAAGTTTTTAAAAAAATCAGGCTTTAA
- a CDS encoding tetratricopeptide repeat protein: MNTEINHNKNNSREQKKQLDNDAELYRLLLSSLLGSNKLQEAEKIAYKGTLLFPDDPYWWKTYAEILIWNGKSSEAVMPLIKAFELSKDRSIAEKAFRIAIATNRYDIAKKLLNYVKASPLEQRAIYDALGDVEGLINTLKKNNDRDSKYTLAQVLFAINKKEEALTVLKEMEQLYGLSTDAVLLKTNIFYSQRKFNEALETLKDYSVNVKPKEFDFWDTMSDLAWMLQDLNTAKEASYVLIETGKGQIKDYDRVSTVLSFEDPEKAIEISFKGWNNLKSDYLLERAFYLAYSTEKWEKIIKMASDEDTEIFKNDNVLIAYLTALQKTGKNAEALSIMDRELEKRFSKTVLSFYIYSLIDSEEFTKLKEILKKYRKYQFDSELAPPFCLAYLNLQQGQKAYQVYIKGEIKDPLLMADILSLLGKEEEARNLRFKEFNRVSEMLKQNPQLLQDPEFLRDYLSSGFYFMSVSQYERVIQKAQKILSRSVLRDIQSAYFLYYERREQVVRSAKFYKDTLKPWMWLNLAIWNEDRYLMADLLKKYPDILPIKDRVTALQKTGEIQKALEYAFQGLDDNPYDSMLYKDFKDIITEYEDNFSSNISYIKRKYYSGIQMKYDLHYKLIEQGYGLGLNVNTLSRIHKDSSELAKSPFIHSEYLFFEKIFDKGFTTLYLGKIKRLDENFSARLHGKIQFLKDINMFYELGKNIEATETLYLLLGGMKDSLKIGADYNLNPRVLVHLELENSIYHSSDNKKIGEGFNSSVDIQYKLRFEYPDYTVNFYSDYGHYSERHKKGNISELSPYQDFEALPEDYLNTGIGFSFGYENKDSYVRVWRPFLRVDAGYNTIGSLSYGSSVGMGGAFLGKDNLSFEVSLNRNAGGLKETLLQIGLFYKFWF; this comes from the coding sequence TTGAATACTGAAATAAATCATAATAAAAATAATTCAAGAGAACAAAAAAAACAACTCGATAACGATGCGGAACTTTACAGGCTCTTGCTTTCTTCTCTTTTAGGTTCAAATAAACTGCAAGAAGCAGAGAAAATAGCCTATAAGGGTACTTTGTTGTTTCCAGATGACCCCTATTGGTGGAAAACGTATGCAGAAATTTTAATATGGAATGGAAAGTCTTCAGAAGCAGTTATGCCATTAATTAAAGCTTTCGAACTATCTAAAGATAGAAGTATAGCTGAAAAAGCTTTTCGTATAGCCATTGCTACAAATAGATACGATATTGCAAAAAAGCTTCTCAACTATGTAAAAGCGTCACCGCTGGAACAAAGAGCTATTTATGATGCTCTGGGAGATGTTGAAGGATTAATAAATACTCTGAAAAAAAACAATGATAGAGATTCTAAATATACTCTTGCTCAGGTACTGTTTGCAATAAACAAAAAGGAAGAAGCATTGACGGTTCTAAAAGAGATGGAGCAATTGTACGGACTTAGTACGGATGCGGTGCTTTTAAAGACAAACATTTTTTACTCTCAAAGAAAATTCAATGAAGCTTTAGAAACTCTTAAAGATTACTCTGTTAATGTGAAACCTAAAGAGTTTGATTTCTGGGATACGATGTCAGACCTTGCATGGATGCTGCAGGACCTTAATACAGCAAAAGAGGCTTCTTATGTTTTGATTGAAACTGGAAAGGGACAGATAAAAGATTATGATAGAGTTTCTACAGTACTGTCTTTTGAAGATCCTGAAAAAGCTATAGAAATAAGCTTTAAAGGATGGAACAATTTAAAGTCTGATTATTTACTTGAGAGAGCATTTTATTTAGCATATTCTACTGAAAAATGGGAAAAAATTATTAAAATGGCTTCTGATGAAGATACAGAAATATTTAAAAATGATAATGTACTTATAGCTTACTTAACAGCACTTCAAAAAACAGGGAAAAATGCAGAAGCATTGAGTATTATGGATAGAGAACTTGAAAAAAGATTTTCTAAAACTGTACTTTCTTTTTATATATATTCGCTTATAGATTCAGAGGAATTTACAAAATTAAAAGAAATTTTAAAAAAATACAGAAAATATCAATTTGATTCAGAGCTTGCTCCTCCTTTCTGCCTTGCTTATTTGAACTTACAACAGGGACAAAAAGCTTATCAGGTTTATATAAAAGGCGAAATCAAAGACCCTCTTTTAATGGCTGATATATTGAGCCTTTTGGGTAAAGAAGAAGAGGCGAGAAACTTAAGGTTTAAAGAGTTTAACAGGGTATCAGAGATGCTTAAACAAAATCCACAGCTTTTACAGGATCCTGAATTTTTAAGAGATTACCTTTCTTCAGGATTTTATTTTATGAGCGTATCCCAGTATGAAAGAGTTATTCAAAAAGCTCAAAAAATTCTTTCCAGATCTGTATTGAGAGATATACAATCTGCTTATTTTCTTTATTATGAAAGAAGGGAACAAGTTGTTAGATCAGCAAAATTTTATAAAGATACTTTAAAGCCTTGGATGTGGTTAAACCTGGCAATATGGAATGAAGATCGCTATCTTATGGCAGACCTTCTAAAAAAATATCCAGATATATTACCTATAAAAGACAGGGTTACTGCTTTACAGAAAACAGGGGAAATACAAAAGGCATTGGAATATGCATTTCAAGGACTCGATGACAATCCTTATGACAGCATGCTCTATAAAGATTTTAAAGATATCATAACTGAGTATGAGGACAATTTCAGCAGTAATATCAGTTATATAAAAAGAAAGTACTATTCAGGGATACAGATGAAGTACGATTTACACTATAAATTAATTGAGCAGGGATATGGTTTGGGTTTAAATGTTAACACATTGAGCCGTATTCACAAAGATTCATCAGAACTTGCTAAATCACCATTTATCCATTCGGAATATCTTTTTTTTGAAAAAATATTTGATAAAGGATTTACGACACTTTATCTTGGTAAAATAAAACGGTTAGATGAAAACTTTTCTGCAAGGCTCCATGGAAAGATACAATTTTTAAAAGATATCAATATGTTTTATGAGCTTGGCAAAAATATTGAAGCAACAGAAACTTTATATCTTCTGCTCGGTGGTATGAAAGATAGTTTAAAAATTGGTGCAGATTATAACCTCAATCCCAGAGTGCTTGTTCACTTAGAATTAGAAAATTCTATTTATCACTCCTCTGATAATAAAAAAATTGGAGAAGGTTTTAATTCTTCGGTTGATATTCAGTATAAGCTGAGATTTGAGTATCCTGACTATACTGTAAACTTTTACAGTGATTATGGACATTATTCCGAACGTCATAAAAAAGGTAATATTTCTGAACTTTCACCGTATCAGGATTTTGAAGCATTACCTGAAGATTATCTTAATACCGGAATAGGCTTTTCATTTGGTTATGAAAATAAAGACTCTTATGTGAGGGTATGGAGACCGTTTTTAAGAGTTGATGCAGGTTACAATACTATTGGCTCTCTTTCTTACGGATCTTCTGTTGGAATGGGTGGTGCGTTCTTAGGTAAGGATAATCTTAGCTTTGAGGTAAGTTTGAACAGGAATGCCGGTGGTTTAAAAGAAACGCTATTACAGATAGGCCTATTTTATAAATTCTGGTTTTAG